In Corynebacterium aquatimens, one genomic interval encodes:
- a CDS encoding Pls/PosA family non-ribosomal peptide synthetase translates to MSNLLRSQFAPEPRTLVDVFRATASAYPDAAALDDGDILTYSELLAEVESLASKLNRDGIGRGDRVGIRMSSGSRDLYISILATLFAGAAYVPVDADDPDERAETVFTEAKIGAMITDAGVRVLKPRTTSVGVPASSSSVSAPGSSSLEGGYPTLNDDAWIIFTSGSTGTPKGVAVTHRSAAAFVDAEARLFCQDNPLGPEDRVLAGLSVAFDASCEEMWLAWGHGACLVPAPRELVRSGQDLGPWLIRRDITVVSTVPTLAGLWPAEALDNVRLLIVGGEACSAELVERLATGEREMWNTYGPTEATVVACATRLFPGQPVSIGWALDGWDLRVVRTDDNGTVSDVPDGEVGELVIGGVGLARYLDPEKDAEKFAPMEPWERAYRSGDHVRAGENGLEFIGRVDDQVKIGGRRIELGEVEAHVAALDNVYNSAVAVQTTGAGDKVLVGYVSLDDPEKGFDQSSAREKLAEEMPKALVPRICVMDELPVRTSGKVDKAALPWPLPGTGVDAAGLTETEAWLAGLWVDVLGTSVEDQNADFFDLGGSSLAAATLISRIRERYPTIAVRDLYDYPRLEALASRLESIADSSPAASTREQRPPEPVRGWFRAAQTAIQIPMMTLAATPFVAAWLAVAKIFGWVSTPWWLVIALLVVFATPLGRIPIGTLGARLIRPRFGAQHDALEVVAFPRGSAKHLRLWAAQRWLDCSGALAMSGATQVKLVARLLGCRVGAGVDLHSMPPVTGLLTLGPRAAIEPEVDLSGSWVDAHEVHVGPIEVGKDARVGARSTLLPGSVIAQSAHVEAGSTVVAGGTPGGKPMKKGSRWSGSPAQKVGRSKHRFPEELPPRRPYWAWIYAATSIGLALIPGLAGLAAFAVAAGPVIRPGVAPSAGDISTALALAPLAGLVAFAVRMLLTWASVRICSIGLTTGVAPMRSPQGWRVWTVTRLLDNARTHLFPLYASLLTPAWFRALGADVGRDVEISTAVTIPTLTTIKEGAFLADDTLIGTYELGHGWVSTDEVTIGKRSFVGNSGIAAPGRKLGKNSLVAVLSSTPKKAKAGSNWWGSPPERMRRVEATLDSAGHGEGSEEATYRPSISMRARRGLIETLRLAAPMTRAALIALALAAIHLAMMRSVAMAFVLGGLILMGAGLISVVVTVIAKWVCVGRHHAGDHALYSWFVWLNELQDQFVEVVAAPLFFNHALGTGEMNLALRALGVKIGPGAWIESYWFPETDLCHVGAGATVGPGTVVQTHLFQDRVMSLDTVTIADGAALGAQSVALPGSVIGNGALVGPGSLVMRGDHVPPHTQWQGNPIQPW, encoded by the coding sequence ATGTCTAATCTCTTACGCTCCCAGTTCGCGCCGGAGCCTCGCACGCTTGTCGACGTCTTCCGCGCTACAGCTTCCGCCTACCCCGACGCCGCCGCGCTTGACGACGGCGACATTTTGACCTATTCCGAACTCCTCGCCGAAGTGGAGTCACTGGCGTCGAAGTTGAACCGCGACGGAATCGGCCGTGGTGACCGGGTGGGAATCCGCATGTCCAGCGGCTCGCGCGACCTGTACATCTCTATCCTGGCGACGCTGTTTGCCGGCGCGGCCTACGTGCCCGTGGATGCCGACGACCCGGATGAACGCGCCGAAACGGTGTTCACCGAAGCAAAGATCGGAGCGATGATCACTGATGCTGGCGTGCGGGTGCTCAAGCCCAGAACGACGTCGGTGGGTGTTCCCGCTTCTTCCTCGTCGGTGAGTGCGCCGGGATCGTCGTCGTTGGAGGGTGGGTACCCCACCCTCAACGACGATGCGTGGATAATCTTCACCTCTGGGTCCACGGGTACGCCGAAGGGTGTGGCGGTGACGCACCGCAGCGCAGCCGCGTTCGTGGACGCGGAGGCGCGGTTGTTCTGCCAGGACAACCCGTTAGGCCCGGAGGACCGGGTGCTGGCTGGGTTGTCGGTGGCGTTCGATGCGAGCTGTGAGGAGATGTGGCTGGCCTGGGGCCACGGTGCGTGTCTGGTTCCCGCGCCGCGTGAACTGGTGCGCTCGGGCCAAGACTTGGGTCCGTGGTTGATCCGCCGCGACATCACGGTGGTGTCTACCGTCCCGACCCTGGCGGGCCTGTGGCCCGCCGAGGCATTGGATAACGTCCGTCTTCTCATCGTTGGTGGTGAGGCATGTTCGGCGGAGCTCGTCGAGAGGCTGGCCACCGGTGAGCGCGAAATGTGGAACACATACGGCCCGACGGAGGCCACCGTTGTTGCCTGCGCGACGCGGTTGTTCCCTGGTCAGCCGGTGTCCATTGGGTGGGCGCTGGATGGATGGGACCTGCGCGTTGTACGCACGGACGACAACGGCACCGTGTCTGACGTACCGGACGGCGAAGTCGGTGAACTGGTCATTGGTGGCGTTGGGCTTGCGCGCTACCTCGATCCGGAAAAGGATGCTGAGAAGTTCGCGCCAATGGAACCGTGGGAGCGGGCGTATCGCTCCGGGGACCATGTGCGCGCGGGTGAAAACGGCCTGGAGTTCATCGGTCGCGTCGATGACCAGGTAAAGATCGGCGGCAGGCGCATCGAGCTCGGCGAGGTCGAAGCCCATGTTGCGGCACTGGACAACGTGTACAACTCGGCGGTGGCGGTGCAGACCACAGGCGCGGGCGACAAGGTACTCGTGGGATACGTTTCCCTCGACGACCCGGAGAAGGGCTTTGACCAGTCGTCGGCACGCGAAAAGCTCGCGGAGGAAATGCCGAAGGCCCTGGTCCCGCGCATCTGCGTGATGGATGAGCTGCCCGTGCGTACCTCCGGCAAGGTGGACAAGGCAGCCCTGCCGTGGCCGCTGCCGGGCACGGGTGTGGACGCTGCTGGTCTCACAGAAACAGAGGCGTGGCTCGCTGGCCTGTGGGTGGACGTGTTGGGTACCTCTGTGGAGGACCAGAACGCTGACTTCTTTGATCTCGGTGGATCGTCCCTGGCTGCGGCGACGCTGATCAGCCGGATTCGTGAGCGCTACCCCACCATCGCGGTCCGCGATCTGTACGATTACCCGCGGCTCGAAGCCCTGGCGTCGCGTTTGGAGTCCATCGCTGATTCCTCACCAGCGGCTTCGACGCGTGAGCAGCGCCCGCCGGAACCAGTGCGAGGCTGGTTCCGCGCGGCACAGACCGCGATCCAGATCCCCATGATGACTCTGGCTGCTACGCCGTTCGTCGCTGCCTGGCTAGCGGTGGCGAAAATTTTTGGATGGGTCTCTACTCCGTGGTGGCTGGTCATCGCGCTTCTTGTCGTTTTTGCCACTCCGCTCGGCCGGATTCCCATCGGGACCCTGGGCGCGCGGCTGATCCGTCCCCGTTTCGGCGCCCAGCACGACGCCTTAGAGGTAGTCGCCTTCCCGCGCGGGAGCGCGAAGCATCTCAGGCTCTGGGCCGCGCAGCGGTGGTTGGATTGCTCCGGCGCGTTGGCGATGTCCGGCGCAACCCAAGTGAAACTCGTCGCGCGTCTGCTTGGGTGCAGAGTCGGCGCCGGTGTGGACCTTCATTCCATGCCGCCGGTCACCGGTCTACTAACGCTGGGGCCGCGCGCAGCGATTGAGCCCGAGGTCGACCTTTCCGGCTCGTGGGTCGACGCCCATGAAGTACACGTCGGGCCAATCGAGGTGGGCAAGGATGCTCGCGTCGGTGCCCGATCGACGCTGCTGCCAGGCAGCGTGATCGCGCAAAGTGCGCACGTTGAGGCCGGTTCTACAGTCGTTGCTGGTGGAACGCCGGGCGGCAAACCGATGAAGAAGGGCTCACGCTGGTCCGGCTCCCCCGCGCAAAAAGTGGGGCGCTCCAAGCACCGCTTCCCGGAAGAGTTGCCGCCGCGCCGCCCCTACTGGGCATGGATCTACGCGGCGACGTCGATTGGCCTGGCGCTCATCCCGGGTCTGGCAGGGCTGGCGGCCTTCGCCGTTGCGGCCGGCCCGGTTATTCGGCCCGGTGTCGCCCCTTCTGCCGGGGACATCTCAACGGCTCTCGCTCTCGCGCCTCTTGCCGGGCTCGTCGCATTCGCGGTGCGGATGCTGCTCACATGGGCGTCGGTACGCATCTGCTCCATTGGGCTGACCACGGGCGTGGCACCGATGCGCTCGCCGCAAGGGTGGCGCGTGTGGACAGTCACCCGACTCCTCGACAACGCGCGCACGCACCTCTTCCCGCTCTACGCCTCACTGCTCACCCCAGCATGGTTCCGCGCGCTCGGTGCCGACGTGGGCAGAGACGTTGAAATTTCAACGGCGGTCACTATCCCCACGCTCACCACGATCAAAGAGGGAGCATTTCTTGCCGACGACACCCTCATCGGCACCTACGAACTCGGCCATGGTTGGGTGAGCACTGATGAGGTGACCATTGGCAAGCGCAGTTTTGTGGGTAACTCCGGGATCGCTGCCCCAGGCCGCAAGCTGGGCAAGAATTCACTGGTCGCCGTGCTGTCTTCTACCCCGAAGAAAGCTAAAGCCGGCTCGAACTGGTGGGGGTCCCCGCCGGAGCGCATGCGGCGCGTCGAAGCCACGCTGGATTCTGCCGGGCACGGTGAAGGTTCAGAAGAGGCGACGTACCGGCCGTCGATAAGCATGCGTGCGCGACGCGGGCTGATTGAAACCTTGCGTCTTGCCGCTCCCATGACCCGCGCGGCGCTGATCGCGCTGGCGCTGGCCGCGATTCACCTTGCGATGATGCGCAGTGTTGCGATGGCGTTTGTGCTCGGCGGGTTGATTTTAATGGGTGCGGGGCTGATTTCCGTTGTGGTGACGGTCATTGCGAAGTGGGTGTGCGTGGGCCGACACCACGCGGGCGACCACGCTCTGTACAGCTGGTTCGTGTGGCTCAACGAGCTGCAAGATCAGTTCGTTGAAGTCGTCGCAGCACCGCTGTTTTTCAATCACGCGCTGGGTACCGGGGAGATGAATCTGGCGCTGCGCGCGCTCGGAGTGAAGATCGGGCCCGGCGCGTGGATCGAGTCCTACTGGTTCCCGGAAACCGACCTCTGCCACGTCGGCGCGGGAGCGACCGTGGGGCCTGGCACCGTGGTGCAGACGCACCTCTTCCAAGACCGCGTTATGAGTCTTGACACCGTCACCATCGCCGATGGCGCCGCGCTGGGTGCGCAATCCGTCGCACTGCCGGGCTCCGTGATCGGCAACGGCGCACTGGTTGGGCCGGGATCGCTGGTGATGCGCGGCGACCATGTACCGCCGCACACCCAATGGCAGGGCAACCCCATCCAGCCCTGGTAG
- a CDS encoding OPT family oligopeptide transporter encodes MDHGLSTTASSAPHTPTAETSLRELTLRGIIIGGLITLVFTAANVYLGLKVGLTFATSIPAAVISMAVLRKFAGHNIKENNIVQTIASAAGTLSAIIFVLPGLVMVGYWSGFPFWTTMLVCAIGGTLGVMFSVPLRRALVTGSDLPYPEGVAAAEVLRVGDADPNNEENKKGLHIILIGGILSALYGLLAAMKAAASEVAGAFKVGAGGTMMGASLSLALVGVGHLVGMTVGIAMLVGVVISFGVLLPWRTWGGAEAAVGSEALMEFVSGTFASEIRFIGVGAMAVAALWTLVKITGPVVKGVAGSLKSSRSRAAGKEVDLTERDIPFPIVSGTIVASLVPIGFLLWDFLRGTDIHEHAFTLITISVLFILIIGLIVASVCGYMAGLIGASNSPISSIGIIAVLSSALIIAAFMNGTEASAASLVAYTLFTAAIVFGIATISNDNLQDLKTGQLVGATPWKQQVALIIGVAFGSVVIPPILQLMLTGFGFQGMEGAGPDALAAPQAALMSSVATGIFSDSLDWNLILLGAGIGAIVIIIDEILTRASGKKYSLPALAVGMGMYLPVSVSVMVPLGALIGWLYNRWADGLGTDSGSTDTAAGSRSEVAKRMGTLAATGLIVGESLFGVVNAGIIAASAGESPLEIFPGGTFANLFGVAIFAASVAVIYGLTRRMASSLDSTPSTSR; translated from the coding sequence ATGGACCACGGCTTATCGACGACCGCCAGCAGCGCACCACACACCCCCACAGCTGAGACCTCCCTGCGTGAATTGACGCTACGCGGAATCATCATTGGTGGCTTGATCACCTTGGTCTTCACCGCCGCAAACGTCTACTTGGGGCTGAAAGTAGGCCTCACGTTTGCCACGTCCATTCCTGCGGCCGTGATTTCGATGGCTGTTCTGCGGAAGTTCGCGGGTCACAACATCAAAGAGAACAACATCGTGCAGACGATCGCATCGGCGGCGGGAACGCTGTCCGCGATCATCTTCGTCCTACCTGGCTTGGTGATGGTGGGCTACTGGTCAGGGTTTCCGTTCTGGACAACCATGCTGGTCTGCGCGATCGGCGGAACGCTGGGCGTGATGTTCTCCGTGCCGCTGCGTCGTGCACTGGTGACTGGGTCTGATCTCCCGTATCCGGAGGGCGTCGCTGCGGCTGAGGTTCTGCGTGTTGGTGACGCGGACCCGAATAATGAGGAAAACAAGAAGGGCCTGCACATCATTTTGATCGGCGGAATCCTGTCCGCGCTCTATGGTCTACTCGCTGCAATGAAAGCGGCAGCGAGTGAAGTCGCAGGGGCCTTTAAAGTAGGCGCTGGCGGCACGATGATGGGTGCATCGCTCTCGCTCGCCCTCGTTGGCGTGGGACATCTCGTGGGCATGACCGTGGGTATTGCGATGCTGGTCGGCGTGGTAATTTCCTTCGGAGTGCTGTTGCCGTGGCGCACCTGGGGCGGTGCTGAAGCTGCGGTTGGTTCGGAGGCACTCATGGAGTTTGTTTCCGGCACGTTCGCGTCCGAAATCCGCTTCATCGGTGTGGGCGCAATGGCCGTCGCTGCCCTGTGGACCCTGGTGAAAATCACCGGTCCGGTGGTGAAAGGCGTGGCGGGATCCTTGAAGTCGTCGCGAAGCCGCGCTGCTGGCAAAGAGGTTGACTTAACCGAACGCGATATTCCTTTCCCTATCGTTTCCGGCACGATCGTCGCGTCCTTGGTCCCCATTGGGTTCTTGCTGTGGGACTTCCTGCGTGGAACCGACATTCATGAGCACGCCTTTACCTTGATCACGATTTCGGTGCTGTTCATCTTGATCATCGGCCTGATCGTCGCGTCCGTGTGTGGGTACATGGCTGGTCTGATCGGTGCGTCTAACTCGCCGATCTCCTCGATCGGGATCATCGCTGTGCTCTCGAGCGCACTGATCATCGCCGCCTTCATGAACGGCACTGAGGCCAGCGCGGCATCGCTGGTGGCCTACACCTTGTTCACCGCCGCGATTGTGTTCGGTATCGCCACGATCTCCAACGATAACCTGCAGGATCTCAAGACCGGTCAGCTCGTCGGCGCGACCCCGTGGAAACAGCAAGTCGCGCTGATCATCGGTGTGGCGTTCGGTTCCGTGGTCATCCCGCCGATCTTGCAGCTCATGCTCACCGGATTCGGCTTCCAAGGAATGGAGGGCGCCGGCCCGGATGCGCTCGCCGCACCGCAGGCTGCACTCATGTCCTCGGTAGCGACCGGTATTTTCAGTGATTCACTGGATTGGAACCTGATCCTGCTCGGCGCCGGCATCGGTGCCATCGTGATCATCATCGATGAAATCCTCACCCGCGCCAGCGGCAAAAAGTACTCACTGCCCGCACTCGCAGTAGGCATGGGCATGTACCTGCCCGTGTCCGTTTCCGTCATGGTCCCGCTGGGAGCTTTGATCGGGTGGCTCTACAACCGCTGGGCCGACGGCCTGGGCACGGACTCCGGTTCCACGGACACCGCCGCTGGCAGCCGCTCCGAAGTTGCCAAGCGGATGGGCACGCTTGCTGCCACGGGCCTCATCGTCGGTGAATCACTGTTCGGCGTGGTAAACGCCGGAATCATTGCAGCTTCGGCAGGTGAGAGTCCGCTGGAGATCTTCCCAGGTGGCACCTTCGCCAACCTCTTCGGTGTGGCCATCTTCGCTGCATCCGTGGCGGTAATCTACGGCCTCACCCGGCGAATGGCTTCCAGCCTAGACTCAACCCCGTCAACTAGCCGATGA
- a CDS encoding enoyl-CoA hydratase-related protein has translation MLIESSRPAPGIALLTLNRHDKRNALNVEVCEELAAIIEALLNDGSSSDPTKAIVITGAGTAFSAGADLSDGDPVAIYESFARVVELIRTAPISVIAHVNGPAIGAGALLSVACDIRVVDPSARFMIPVAKMGVHVDRDFAETLAELVGGARARAMLLAGMPLSAATAVECGFAAVAGDVGTALELAQVCATGDPGTVASIKAAFA, from the coding sequence GTGCTGATTGAATCGTCCCGCCCCGCGCCCGGCATCGCGCTTTTAACCCTTAACCGCCACGACAAGCGCAACGCCCTTAACGTTGAGGTGTGCGAAGAACTCGCGGCAATCATCGAGGCCTTACTTAACGACGGATCGTCGTCCGACCCGACCAAGGCCATCGTGATCACGGGCGCCGGGACTGCGTTTTCGGCGGGAGCTGATCTTTCCGACGGGGACCCGGTCGCGATCTACGAATCATTTGCGCGGGTTGTTGAGTTAATCCGCACTGCGCCGATTTCCGTGATTGCACACGTTAATGGCCCAGCGATCGGTGCTGGGGCGCTGCTGTCCGTGGCGTGTGACATCCGGGTCGTTGATCCGTCGGCCAGGTTCATGATCCCGGTGGCCAAGATGGGCGTCCACGTTGACCGGGATTTCGCTGAAACTCTGGCGGAACTGGTCGGGGGAGCGCGCGCCCGCGCGATGCTGCTCGCCGGGATGCCGCTGTCCGCCGCGACCGCGGTGGAGTGTGGTTTCGCGGCCGTTGCGGGGGACGTAGGAACAGCATTGGAGCTCGCGCAGGTCTGCGCCACGGGTGACCCGGGCACGGTCGCCTCGATCAAGGCCGCGTTCGCCTAG
- a CDS encoding IS1249 family transposase — MTPNRPRCPSCHGETKKNGPTPKGSTRWRCKDCGATFIRHRTDQTQARDFTAFHAYVTGTASLNDVAGTLNVSRRTLDRRFAPFWLIDVPNTPDPHRVYDQIFIDGTYTDAGCLLVAASRDHVIAWHWAKSESAHAYTQLLSGIAAPLCVVLDGGQGALSAIKACWPNTLIQRCLVHAQRVVRRYTTTRPRTDAGKAIYALALKLTTITTVDQAREWTLRLHDFAVVYKAFLNEKTLLPKERRTLNHQWEWTHIRVRRAYNSLVHLSRNNWLFTYLQPPTDALEPDRWAATTNSLEGGINAQLKRIADAHRGRSGERQRKMLEWYLHSKTQLPDAPLQIARQCRFGQDQLAKVPDLVTKDRNESDHQTGRPAFYDNAIPTDYEHSVGIRKGPLK, encoded by the coding sequence GTGACACCAAACAGACCACGATGCCCCTCATGTCATGGGGAAACAAAGAAAAACGGTCCCACTCCCAAAGGCTCCACTAGGTGGCGGTGCAAAGACTGCGGAGCCACCTTCATACGCCACCGCACCGACCAAACCCAAGCTCGGGACTTCACAGCGTTTCACGCCTACGTCACTGGCACAGCGTCACTTAACGACGTAGCTGGTACCTTGAACGTCTCCCGCCGCACGCTCGACCGCCGGTTCGCCCCGTTTTGGCTCATCGATGTTCCCAACACCCCAGACCCACACCGGGTCTACGACCAGATTTTCATCGACGGCACCTACACCGACGCTGGCTGCCTGCTGGTTGCCGCAAGCCGCGACCACGTCATCGCCTGGCACTGGGCTAAAAGCGAATCAGCCCACGCCTACACTCAACTACTAAGCGGCATCGCCGCACCGTTATGCGTCGTCCTCGACGGCGGCCAAGGCGCCTTATCCGCCATCAAAGCCTGCTGGCCCAACACGCTGATCCAGCGCTGTCTCGTCCATGCCCAACGCGTTGTCCGCCGCTACACCACAACACGCCCCCGCACCGATGCCGGCAAGGCCATCTATGCACTAGCGCTGAAACTGACCACGATCACCACCGTGGACCAAGCCCGGGAATGGACGCTGCGTCTACACGACTTCGCAGTGGTCTACAAGGCCTTCCTCAACGAGAAAACACTCCTACCCAAAGAGCGCCGCACCCTCAACCACCAATGGGAATGGACCCATATCCGTGTGCGTAGGGCTTACAACTCGCTTGTGCACCTTTCACGCAACAACTGGCTGTTCACCTACCTCCAACCCCCGACAGACGCACTCGAACCCGACCGGTGGGCAGCAACCACCAACAGTCTTGAAGGCGGGATCAACGCCCAACTCAAACGCATCGCTGACGCCCACCGCGGCAGATCAGGAGAGCGGCAACGCAAAATGCTCGAATGGTACCTGCACTCGAAAACGCAACTGCCTGACGCCCCATTACAGATCGCCAGGCAGTGCAGGTTCGGACAAGATCAACTCGCCAAAGTTCCCGATCTCGTCACTAAAGACCGAAACGAATCCGACCATCAAACAGGCCGACCAGCCTTCTACGACAACGCTATCCCAACCGACTACGAACACTCAGTAGGAATCAGAAAAGGACCCCTCAAATAA
- the ppk2 gene encoding polyphosphate kinase 2, translated as MADKEHKDDEMPMIDLAQTEGYYVDDSDEDDPVLLQADGTPIETWRENYPYDERMTRDEYEKVKRALQIELLKWQNWTKDTGQRHIILFEGRDAAGKGGTIKRFNEHLNPRGARTIALEKPSPRESTSWYFQRYIEHFPAAGEIVFFDRSWYNRSGVERVMGFCTESQHAEFLREVPMLENMILGSGISLTKFWFSVTQKEQRTRFAIRQVDPVRQWKLSPMDLASLDKWDDYTRAKEEQFRYTDTDESPWITIKSNDKKRARINAMRYILSKFEYTNKDHELVGEPDPLIVKRGRDQIGD; from the coding sequence ATGGCCGACAAAGAGCACAAAGACGATGAAATGCCGATGATTGACCTCGCGCAGACCGAGGGTTACTACGTCGATGATTCTGACGAAGATGATCCGGTCCTGCTGCAGGCGGACGGCACTCCGATTGAGACGTGGCGGGAGAACTATCCGTACGACGAGCGCATGACGCGTGATGAGTACGAGAAGGTCAAGCGCGCTCTGCAGATTGAGCTTCTGAAGTGGCAAAACTGGACCAAAGACACTGGCCAGCGCCACATCATCCTCTTTGAGGGGCGCGACGCCGCTGGTAAGGGTGGCACAATCAAGCGTTTCAATGAGCACCTGAACCCGCGCGGTGCGCGCACGATTGCACTGGAGAAGCCGAGCCCCCGCGAATCGACGTCCTGGTACTTCCAGCGCTACATTGAGCATTTCCCGGCAGCTGGTGAGATCGTGTTCTTTGACCGCTCGTGGTACAACCGTTCCGGCGTGGAGCGCGTGATGGGCTTCTGCACCGAAAGTCAGCACGCGGAGTTCCTGCGTGAGGTCCCCATGCTGGAGAACATGATCCTGGGCTCGGGTATTTCGCTGACGAAGTTCTGGTTCTCCGTGACGCAGAAGGAGCAGCGCACGCGCTTTGCCATCCGTCAGGTCGACCCCGTGCGCCAGTGGAAGCTGTCTCCGATGGACCTGGCCAGCCTGGACAAGTGGGACGATTACACCCGCGCGAAGGAAGAGCAGTTCCGCTACACGGACACGGATGAATCGCCGTGGATCACCATCAAGTCCAACGACAAGAAGCGTGCCCGCATCAACGCGATGCGCTACATTTTGTCCAAGTTTGAATACACCAACAAGGATCATGAACTCGTCGGTGAGCCCGACCCGCTGATTGTGAAGCGTGGCCGCGACCAAATCGGTGACTAA
- the groL gene encoding chaperonin GroEL (60 kDa chaperone family; promotes refolding of misfolded polypeptides especially under stressful conditions; forms two stacked rings of heptamers to form a barrel-shaped 14mer; ends can be capped by GroES; misfolded proteins enter the barrel where they are refolded when GroES binds), whose protein sequence is MAKMIAFDEEARRSLEAGLNQLADAVKVTLGPKGRNVVLEKSWGAPAITNDGVTIAKDIELEDPYEKIGAELVKEVAKKTDDVAGDGTTTATVLAQALVREGLRNVAAGSNPMGIKRGIQAATEKVSQILLDSAKEVETQEEIASTAGISASDPDIGKKIAEAMYAVGNGSVNKESVITVEESNTFGVDLEVTEGMRFDKGYISAYFATDMERGEAVLEDPYILLVSGKISNVKDLLPVLEQVMQSGKPLLIIAEDVEGEALSTLVVNKIRGTFKSVAVKAPGFGDRRKAMLQDIAILTGGQVISEEVGLSLDTASLDLLGQARKVVITKDDTTIVQGAGEEEQIAGRVRQIRSEIENSDSDYDREKLQERLAKLAGGVAVIKVGAATEVELKERKLRIEDAVRNAKAAVEEGIVAGGGVALLQAAKELEGELGLDGDEATGVKIVREALSAPLKQIALNAGLEPGVVADKVANLPAGQGLNAATGEYVDMLANGIADPAKVTRSALQNAASIAGLFLTTEAVVAQKPEPPAPAMDPEAMGGMM, encoded by the coding sequence ATGGCAAAGATGATTGCGTTCGATGAGGAAGCACGCCGCAGCCTGGAAGCTGGTCTGAACCAGCTGGCTGACGCCGTGAAGGTAACGCTAGGCCCGAAGGGCCGCAACGTGGTCCTGGAGAAGTCCTGGGGCGCGCCGGCGATTACCAACGATGGTGTGACCATCGCTAAGGACATCGAGCTCGAGGATCCGTACGAGAAGATCGGTGCTGAGCTGGTCAAGGAAGTTGCCAAGAAGACGGATGACGTCGCTGGTGACGGTACGACCACCGCTACCGTTCTGGCACAGGCGCTGGTCCGCGAGGGCCTGCGCAACGTGGCTGCTGGCTCCAACCCGATGGGCATCAAGCGCGGCATCCAGGCCGCCACCGAGAAGGTCTCCCAGATCCTGCTTGATTCCGCCAAGGAAGTGGAGACCCAGGAGGAGATTGCTTCCACCGCTGGTATTTCCGCATCCGATCCGGACATCGGCAAGAAGATCGCCGAGGCTATGTACGCAGTCGGTAACGGTTCCGTGAACAAGGAATCCGTCATCACCGTTGAAGAGTCCAACACTTTCGGCGTTGACCTTGAGGTCACCGAGGGTATGCGCTTCGACAAGGGCTACATCTCCGCATACTTCGCAACCGACATGGAGCGCGGCGAGGCTGTGCTCGAAGACCCGTACATCCTGCTGGTTTCCGGCAAGATCTCCAACGTTAAGGACCTCCTCCCGGTTCTGGAGCAGGTCATGCAGTCCGGTAAGCCGCTGCTGATCATCGCTGAGGACGTTGAGGGTGAGGCCCTGTCCACGCTCGTCGTGAACAAGATCCGTGGCACGTTCAAGTCGGTTGCTGTCAAGGCGCCGGGCTTTGGCGATCGTCGTAAAGCGATGCTCCAAGACATCGCGATCCTCACGGGCGGCCAGGTCATCTCTGAAGAGGTCGGCCTGAGCCTCGACACCGCGTCGCTGGATCTGCTGGGCCAGGCACGCAAGGTTGTCATCACCAAGGACGACACCACGATCGTTCAGGGTGCTGGCGAAGAGGAGCAGATTGCTGGCCGTGTGCGCCAGATCCGCTCTGAGATTGAGAACTCTGACTCTGACTACGACCGTGAGAAGCTGCAGGAGCGCCTGGCGAAGCTCGCTGGCGGTGTTGCAGTGATCAAGGTTGGTGCGGCAACCGAGGTTGAGCTCAAGGAGCGCAAGCTCCGCATCGAGGACGCTGTGCGTAACGCGAAGGCTGCTGTCGAGGAGGGCATCGTCGCTGGTGGTGGCGTTGCGCTTCTGCAGGCTGCGAAGGAGCTCGAGGGTGAGCTTGGCTTGGACGGCGACGAGGCAACCGGTGTGAAGATCGTGCGCGAGGCACTGTCTGCTCCGCTGAAGCAGATCGCTCTCAACGCTGGCCTGGAGCCGGGCGTTGTGGCTGACAAGGTTGCTAACCTGCCTGCTGGCCAGGGGTTGAACGCAGCCACCGGCGAGTACGTAGACATGCTGGCCAACGGCATCGCGGACCCTGCGAAGGTGACCCGTTCCGCGCTGCAGAATGCCGCATCCATCGCTGGTCTGTTCCTCACCACTGAGGCTGTCGTTGCTCAGAAGCCTGAGCCGCCGGCACCAGCCATGGACCCAGAGGCCATGGGTGGCATGATGTAA